The proteins below are encoded in one region of Triticum aestivum cultivar Chinese Spring chromosome 1B, IWGSC CS RefSeq v2.1, whole genome shotgun sequence:
- the LOC123103627 gene encoding protein phosphatase 1 regulatory inhibitor subunit PPP1R8 homolog: MYRGGLDRFKKAQALEPFSVQQSGSGAKSVPTAVKVQPAPLVPPQSSHLGPSQSQHAPQSAGSSMAGQEAAGAPRPAGTQFGGGQSTWQPPDWAIEPRPGVYYLEVMKDGSAIDRINLDKKRHIFGRQVPACEIVLDHQSVSRQHAAVVPHKNGSIYVIDLGSVHGTFVANERLTKDNPVELEVGQSLRFAASTRAYVLRKNTAAFFPTQSLPSDVSLPSPPDSDDEDAVVAYNTILNRYGVSKSDVPLKRKGSSGDASAVNDDNQAVGRPSKRSKRRRVSFRDQVGGELIQVVGISDGADVETEPGPVGVKEGSLVGKYESLVQVTVIPKGKEQTSSKDSASNSGVTDKLQQMLNKVKSTSRGGMYDDLYGDSVPAKPGSSWAYKSDGQPEQVKVVDEKKSSRDVDANPADDSDDDLFGD, encoded by the exons ATGTACCGTGGTGGGCTTGACCGCTTCAAGAAAGCTCAAGCCTTGGAGCCGTTCTCGGTGCAGCAGTCTGGTTCCGGCGCAAAGAGCGTGCCCACGGCTGTGAAAGTGCAACCAGCTCCATTGGTGCCGCCGCAGAGCTCACATCTTGGTCCCAGCCAGAGTCAGCATGCTCCGCAGAGTGCTGGCTCAAGCATGGCCGGGCAAGAAGCTGCTGGGGCTCCCAGACCTGCCGGGACGCAGTTTGGTGGTGGGCAGTCGACGTGGCAACCGCCGGACTGGGCAATTGAGCCGCGCCCTGGGGTTTACTATCTTGAGGTGATGAAGGATGGGAGTGCCATTGATAGGATCAATCTGGACAAGAAGAGGCATATATTTGGGAGGCAGGTGCCTGCTTGCGAGATTGTCTTGGACCATCAGTCCGTCTCACGCCAACATGCTGCTGTCGTTCCACACAAAAATGGAAG CATCTATGTTATCGATTTAGGATCTGTCCACGGTACATTTGTTGCAAACGAGAGATTAACCAAGGACAACCCTGTTGAACTTGAAGTTGGACAGTCACTTCGCTTTGCTGCATCAACCAGAGCATATGTTCTACGAAAGAACACGGCTGCTTTTTTCCCCACTCAAAGTCTCCCGTCAGATGTGAGTTTGCCGTCCCCTCCAGACTCTGACGATGAAGATGCCGTTGTTGCATACAATACAATACTGAATCGCTATGGTGTTAGCAAATCAGACGTGCCATTGAAGAGAAAAGGTTCTTCTGGGGATGCTTCTGCTGTTAATGATGACAACCAGGCAGTCGGTAGACCGTCGAAGAGAAGCAAAAGGCGGAGAGTGTCATTTAGAGATCAAGTTGGTGGAGAGCTTATTCAGGTGGTTGGGATTTCTGATGGTGCAGATGTTGAAACTGAACCAGGCCCAGTAGGTGTGAAGGAAGGCAGTCTTGTTGGGAAGTACGAGTCTCTTGTACAGGTCACTGTCATACCAAAAGGAAAGGAGCAAACTTCATCAAAGGACAGTGCCTCCAACAGTGGGGTAACAGATAAGCTACAACAGATGCTTAACAAAGTTAAAAGCACATCCAGAGGTGGTATGTATGATGACCTTTACGGGGACTCTGTTCCAGCAAAACCGGGCTCATCATGGGCGTATAAATCAGATGGCCAGCCAGAGCAAGTCAAAGTTGTTGATGAAAAGAAGTCTAGCAGGGATGTGGACGCAAATCCggctgatgatagtgatgatgacttgtTTGGCGACTAG